From the Lathyrus oleraceus cultivar Zhongwan6 chromosome 3, CAAS_Psat_ZW6_1.0, whole genome shotgun sequence genome, the window CAAAACCATAAGCAATGTCCCACATAAGGTACATACACGACAGAGAAGCTGTGGATTTCACCATAATTGAGTGTATGAAACCCATCATCCTTATTTTTATCTTTACAATGAAGACGTAATGGAGTATCACTCATGTTGTTCCTAATCGCAACATTAACGGCAGGAAAAAAACCTTCAGACTTATATTCACCATTAGTCACCTGCAAAGCAACAAGAATAGTTATTAACATTGGAACCAAGAACACAATTTTGGAGGATGAAACCATCATGGTTCTATAATATATAGATTATTTGATGTATTGGTAATGAAACTTATGACTTACTTTTTGTTATTTATAGGGGACTTTTTGCTTTAAAAATTCAAAGTATTAGGAGGTATAATAAATGTAGTATGTGGGGGCAAAATTAATATGTAATATTAAATATAGATTTTAAGTATATGTGATTTTAGTCTAAAAATATTatataattattaaattatttcTCATCATTATCCCATTTTTTTATAATATACTTTAAAGAAATTTACAAGCCAACAAAATTGGATgtatatataattattttaaaattaattaattatatgTATGTGAGAAAATGGGAGATGCACTGACGGTGTAAATTTATTTTACACTGTCAACAAATTACGACCATGCATCCTAGCAAATGAGactgaaaattttaaaatacCGAATGATATATCGTAAAATGATATCTTTTTATTGGATGacagtgtaaaaaaaatttaaactttCAGTGCATCACCAttaaactatatatatatatatatatatatatatatatatatatatatatatatatatatatatatatatatatatatatatatatatatatatatatatatatatatatatatatatatatatatatatatagatatagatatagatatatgTAAACTGTCAATACATCATAATCATCGGtttgtattactttttaaattgttaaaataaaagtcaaacattttaaataaatcaattgttatgattaactgacagtgtaaaaaatCATTCCACTGTCAGTGTATATCAAATAAATACATAttataaatattaaataaatactcatattctaataaataaaaaataacataattagatgtatattaaataaatattaaatttaaaaaatgaCATATTTGGATGTATATATAGTTGTTTTTAATATAATAAATTACTCATAATCTACTAAGtatataaataattttaaaagaaatttaCAAACCCACAAAATTGGATgtatatataattatttttaaaataataatagTCATATCAATTTCAATtatatatttaaatataataagttactttttaatttaaaatatttattacTTAAATTTATACAcataatttattaaataaataaatattaaaataatttattGATAAATCAATttataaaatatataatttaaataaataatatattaaaatgTAGAGTATTAAATTGGCATCTTCAAGAGTACATAAATATATTGTATCATATTAAATTTAAatgttttaaattaattttaaagAAAGAAATTTCAACACTAGATTATTTGACCAAAAAAGTTTATCCACTAGAAATTTCAACCACTTATCTACTTGATAATTTTTTTAGAATTAAAATTAACCTTTATAAAAACATAACTAATTTTTTTCTTAAGAGTTAATTCGTAAATTAAATAGGTCCATTATGTgaatttattatatttttaataataaataaatgaGATTAACTACTATACACggtcagtgtaaaaagttttacaccgtcgattcatcaacatcatccgtttgtattactttatagatttttaaaataaaagtcaaacttcttttaatatccgacgtctatgattaactgaAGGTGTAAAATTCTTTTACACTGTCAGCGCATTTCAATTAAACTCTTACTCTAAATAAATATCCATTATTtcaataaataaatattaaacaAATACTCATATTctattaaataaaaaataacgtatgtatattaaataaatatttaattttaaaaatgaCATAATTGGATGTATATATAATTGTTTTTAATGAAGTAAATTACTCATAATCTActaaatatataaatatttttaaaagaAATTTACAAATCGACAAAATTGGATgtatatataattttttttaaaataataatatacatATCAATTTCTATtatatatttaaatataataagttactttttaatataaaatatctattacttaaatatataaacataatttactaaataaataaatataataatatatttattgataaataaatttattaaatattataatttaaataaataattcTAATCTATTAAAATATATAGTATTAAATTGGCATCTACAAAAGTAAATAAATATATTGTAtaatattaaatttatatattttaaataaattttaaagGAAACAATTTCAACACTAGATTACTTTACCAAAAATATTTATCCACTAGAAATTTTAACCACTTATCTACTTGacaatttttttataattaaaacTAAGTTTTATAAAACATAACTAATTTTTTCTTAAGAGTGAATTTGTAAATTAAATAGGTCCACTTTGAATTATTATGTgaatttattatatttttaataataaataaacatccattacttcaataaataaatattaaataaatactcatattctattaaataaaaaaataatgtaatcgaatatatattaaatatatattaaatttaaaaaaatgacATAATTGGATgtatatataatttttttttaatgtaatAAATTACTCATAATCTACTAAATATatcaatattttttttaaaaatttacAAACCGACAAAATTGGATgtatatataattatttttaaaataataaaatacataTCAATTTCAATtatatatttaaatataataAGTTACTTTTTAATATAAAATATCTATTACTTAATTATATACAcataatttattaattaaataaatatcatAATATATTTATTGATAAATCAATTTAttaaatattataatttaaataactaattctaatcaattaaaatataGAATATTAAATTGGCATCAACAAAAGTACATAAATATATTGTAtcatattaaatttaaatattttaaattaattttaaagGAAGAAATTTCAACACTAGATCATTTGACCAAAAAAATTTATCCACTAGATATTTCAACCACTTATCTACTTGACaatatttttataattaaaattaaCTTTTATTAAAACATAACTGATTTTTTATTATTAGTGAATTTGTAAATTAAATAGGTCCACTTTGAAATTACTATGTgaatttattatatttttaataataaataaatatccattacttcaataaataaatattaaataaatacttatattctattaaataaaaaataatgtaACTGGATGtatattaaataaatattaaatttaaaaaataacataatgggatgtaaatataattttttttaatgtaataAATTACTcataatatattaaatatataagTATTTTTAAAAGAAATTTACATACCGACAAAATTCGATGTATATATAATtgtttttaaaataataatatacatatcaatttaaattatatatttaaatataataagttactttttaatataaaatatctattacttaaatatatatatatacgcataatttattaaataaatagATATCATAATATATTAATTGATAATAAATTTTGTAAATattataatttaaataaataattcTAATCTATTAAAGTATAGAGTATTAAATTGGCATCTACAAAAGGACATAAATATATTGTATCATATcaaatttaaatattttaaattaatttttaaggAAGAAATGTCAACACTAATTATTTGACGAAAAAAATTTATCCACTAGAAATTTCAACCACTTATCTACTTGACAAGTTTTTTAGAATTAAAATTAACTTTTATAAAAACATAACTAATTTTTTCTTAAGAGTGAATTTGTAAATTAAATAGGTCCACTTTAAAATTACTATGTGaatttattataattttaataataaataaatatcCATTACTTcaataattaaatattaaataaatactcatattctattaaataaaaaataactTAATTGGATGTATATTAATTGGATATTTATAtgataaatttatttttaataaaaaaatatcCATTACTTCAAAAATAAATATTGAATAATTACTCATATTCTATTAAATAAAAACTAACGTAATTGGATGtatattaaataaatattaaaatttaaaaataacataatttGATGTATATAGAATTGtttttaatataattaattactcataatcaattaaatatttaaatatttttgaaaGAAATTTACAAACCGACAAAGTTGGATGTATATGTAATtgtttttaaaataataatatacagATCAATTTAATTATATATGTAAATATAATAAGTTACTTTTTAATATAAAAATCTATTACTTAAATATATACAcataatttattaaataaataagTATTATAATATATTTGACAAATAAATTTgtaaaatattataattaaaatatataatcATATTCTATTATAATATAGATTATTAAATTGACATCTACAAAAGTACATAAATATATTGTATCATATTAAATTTCAATagttttttaattaattttaaagGAAGAAATTTCAACACTAGACTATTTGACCCAAAAAAATAGCTACTAGAAATTTCAACCACTTATCTAtttgacaattttttttataattaaaattaaCTTTTATAAAAACATAAGTAATTTTTCTTAAGAGTAAATTTGTAAATTAAATAGGTCCACTTTGAAATTACTATGTgaatttattatatttttaaaaacaTAACATTAATTAAAAATGTTGATTTATTTTGAAATATGAATAGAACATAAGATACATTTTTAGACAAAACGTAATTTAGTAATACACATTAATTAGCCTATCAAATgtttaatatattttaaatataCAATATATTTATAAATAGAATCAAAGAGAGTATTTCTTTTGATTATAATTAATATTAACGGTTATGGATGTTAAATGTTTTACTCCCTCCGGTCTCATATgtaagcaaaaaaaaaaaaattcgAGTCTCAAATATAAGCAAAAATTAATTACAATGGTTACAATTAAATATACCATTCCAATTTTACCCTCAAATTTAGTTTTTCAATATTCATGTTTATTCCTATAATAACTCCACTTTTTACACTTCCAAAAGAGCATTTATTCTGAAACGTTGCATTTGTTATCATTGGCTTTTGAAAAGTCATATCCTATTATAAATGGTGCAGTATCATCTTGTACAAAACTCCATGAGTCTTGTTCTAAATTAATAAATAAGGGTAAATATGGAAAAAAATGTATATTTTCCATTACTTAAATGAATATATAGTCACTTTCTTAAAGggtgagtttttttttttttgcatatcATCGGTTTTGTAGATTgtcgttttttttttcatttttttttaaattttggattgtaatttttgtttcatttttatcGTCAACGGATGAATTGACTTGTGAATTTTAATTTTAGTTTCGTTTTTATCGTCAACGggtgaatatatatatatatatatatatatatatatatatatatatatatatatatatatatatatatatatatatatatatatatatatatatatatatatatatatatatatatatatatatatatataatttttatttttttagggGGGAGTTTTTTTTACTATATAACATTGAATATTTTGGGACTTCTTCTTTTAGAGCAACACATTTGTAAGAGA encodes:
- the LOC127131925 gene encoding S-protein homolog 19-like, giving the protein MMVSSSKIVFLVPMLITILVALQVTNGEYKSEGFFPAVNVAIRNNMSDTPLRLHCKDKNKDDGFHTLNYGEIHSFSVVYVPYVGHCLWFCRFSWGHFKWEREYHYFDIFVQNRDVKYCPAHCNWSINRDGACRITETSFECFPWNYDENNALNV